In Pengzhenrongella sicca, a single genomic region encodes these proteins:
- a CDS encoding TIGR04255 family protein, with protein MLAAWYQPKHHPKFANPPVIESAMALEFAPIEGLDLYRLMRLQEVWDADYPNVSDVPGAPPTPVGNVPQNMFFIGEAPKRVWAAAVENGLLVQTQADRLILNWRKSETIGAYPGYQEKLRPELFRLWDLMAGFAEANAWPLPRPTLAEFTYVNAVEMTGSDRPEDYLTIFQDANEHLPGVARQMGFQLTRAVTASESDPFTAELHVAGETQFGPDERRRLQFTVTARVLLDAGKEDLQAAMDAAHGLASYTFASIVTPSKQSAWNRLPQ; from the coding sequence ATGTTGGCAGCCTGGTATCAGCCCAAACACCATCCGAAATTCGCGAACCCGCCAGTGATCGAATCGGCGATGGCTCTCGAATTCGCGCCGATTGAAGGCCTCGATCTATATCGGCTGATGCGACTGCAAGAAGTCTGGGATGCCGATTATCCGAATGTGAGCGACGTACCGGGCGCGCCGCCGACTCCCGTAGGCAATGTACCGCAGAATATGTTCTTCATCGGAGAGGCGCCAAAGCGAGTATGGGCGGCGGCAGTCGAAAACGGCCTTTTGGTTCAGACGCAGGCTGACCGGCTGATTCTGAATTGGCGGAAAAGCGAGACGATCGGGGCGTACCCGGGCTATCAGGAGAAACTCCGGCCAGAACTCTTTCGCCTCTGGGATCTGATGGCCGGTTTTGCCGAAGCGAATGCGTGGCCGCTTCCCCGACCGACGCTTGCCGAGTTTACCTACGTCAATGCGGTTGAGATGACAGGAAGCGACCGGCCTGAGGATTACCTGACCATATTTCAAGACGCCAACGAACATTTGCCCGGAGTCGCGCGTCAGATGGGATTTCAGTTGACTCGGGCCGTGACGGCGTCTGAGTCGGACCCCTTCACGGCGGAACTTCACGTTGCAGGAGAGACGCAGTTCGGACCCGACGAACGCAGACGTCTCCAATTTACAGTTACCGCTCGAGTATTGCTAGATGCCGGAAAGGAAGACCTCCAGGCCGCGATGGACGCCGCACATGGCCTGGCTTCCTATACTTTTGCAAGCATTGTGACTCCGTCAAAGCAAAGTGCATGGAATAGGCTACCGCAATGA
- a CDS encoding tyrosine-type recombinase/integrase, whose translation MTTQRSAHRRASGAIRRLRSGRWQARYTGPDGLLRTLGTFETKGAADLALADETSRMSRGQWHDPHRGDVQLGEWFREWLASRAEIAESTRAIYQGLLDRWIDAPLTVERPNGRTRVIHLGAQTLGSVTPADVRTWDSAVLAESTRRAIGKFERARRHPLRVNAAIRVWAAENGWTVAATGRIAASVRQAWLEETGGVPATDKTPNRNAGRTEASQAYRFLHTGMAQAVEDGLIAANPCRVKGASQRDSKDRTERRIASVEEIWALADAMPERYRASVIVAFCSGLRAGELFALQRRHVDLEARTLRVEQSLARPGLGGGPLSSTKTRAGRRVVVLPTVAVEALAEHMARFTPAGKDALVFGTSTGKPLDSGHRSVMFARARTSIGREDLTWHDQRHSAMTMVAAAGATLPELMQRAGHASARAALHYQHAANEAERRIADQLDEVLARHPTNLAINRHSLNN comes from the coding sequence GTGACCACACAACGCAGTGCGCATCGCCGGGCCAGCGGAGCGATCCGGCGGCTCCGCTCGGGTCGCTGGCAGGCCCGCTACACGGGGCCGGACGGGCTCCTACGAACGCTCGGGACCTTCGAGACCAAGGGCGCAGCGGATCTCGCGCTCGCCGACGAGACCTCACGGATGTCGCGCGGCCAGTGGCACGACCCGCACCGAGGAGACGTGCAGCTCGGGGAGTGGTTCCGGGAGTGGCTCGCCTCCAGAGCCGAGATCGCGGAGAGCACCCGCGCGATCTACCAGGGTCTGCTCGACCGGTGGATCGACGCACCGCTGACTGTCGAGCGGCCGAACGGGCGGACGCGGGTGATCCACCTGGGGGCGCAGACGTTGGGGTCGGTCACGCCTGCGGACGTGCGCACGTGGGACAGCGCGGTGCTGGCCGAGTCGACGCGGCGGGCGATCGGGAAGTTCGAGCGGGCGCGGCGGCACCCGCTTCGCGTGAACGCAGCGATCCGGGTCTGGGCGGCGGAGAACGGGTGGACGGTCGCGGCGACGGGCCGGATCGCCGCCTCGGTGCGGCAGGCTTGGCTGGAGGAGACCGGCGGTGTGCCGGCGACGGACAAGACCCCGAACCGCAACGCCGGACGAACCGAGGCCTCCCAGGCGTACCGGTTCCTGCACACCGGCATGGCGCAGGCGGTCGAGGACGGTCTGATTGCCGCGAACCCCTGCCGGGTCAAGGGCGCGAGTCAGCGGGACTCCAAGGACCGGACCGAACGACGGATCGCGTCGGTAGAGGAGATCTGGGCGCTGGCGGACGCGATGCCGGAGAGGTACCGGGCTTCGGTGATCGTGGCGTTCTGCAGTGGGCTCCGAGCGGGCGAGCTCTTCGCGCTGCAACGTCGGCACGTCGACCTCGAGGCTCGGACGTTGCGGGTGGAGCAGTCTTTGGCGCGGCCGGGGCTGGGCGGCGGCCCGCTCTCCTCCACCAAGACGAGGGCGGGTCGACGAGTGGTCGTCCTGCCGACGGTGGCCGTTGAGGCGCTCGCTGAGCACATGGCGCGCTTCACGCCGGCGGGCAAGGACGCGCTCGTGTTCGGCACGAGCACGGGTAAGCCGCTCGACAGCGGCCACCGGAGCGTCATGTTCGCTCGAGCCCGGACGTCCATCGGCCGAGAAGACCTGACCTGGCACGATCAACGGCACTCGGCAATGACGATGGTTGCCGCCGCTGGTGCGACTTTGCCGGAGCTGATGCAGCGGGCCGGCCACGCGAGCGCGCGAGCTGCGCTGCATTACCAGCACGCCGCAAATGAGGCTGAGCGACGGATAGCGGACCAACTGGACGAGGTCTTGGCTCGCCATCCGACCAATCTTGCGATTAATAGGCATTCTCTAAACAATTGA
- a CDS encoding EAL domain-containing protein — translation MRVIAPLDQAAAWAVQGQHLTVAVNLSARSLGDADLPDRVLAMLAARGLPSSALQFEITEEFLLADRTQARAVLTKLRSTGIQISIDDYGTGYSTLPYLRDLPIDELKLDRSFVFPIADDARAAALVASTISLARSLGLRIVAEGVETLTAFTELARLGCDQAQGYFICRPVPAAELDHWLTGGRTGFDLTDFPRLQPPTETKPRRS, via the coding sequence ATGAGGGTGATTGCCCCCCTTGACCAAGCCGCAGCGTGGGCAGTCCAGGGTCAGCACTTGACCGTCGCGGTAAACCTCTCCGCGCGTTCACTTGGCGACGCTGACCTGCCGGATCGGGTCCTTGCGATGCTCGCAGCGCGAGGCCTTCCGTCCAGCGCCCTACAGTTCGAGATCACTGAGGAGTTTCTGTTGGCCGACCGCACTCAGGCGCGGGCCGTCCTGACCAAGCTGCGGAGCACCGGCATTCAGATCTCCATCGATGACTACGGCACCGGCTACAGCACGCTGCCGTATCTTCGCGATCTACCGATCGATGAGCTCAAGCTTGACCGGTCCTTCGTCTTCCCCATAGCCGATGACGCTCGCGCCGCTGCACTGGTCGCCTCTACCATTTCGCTGGCCCGAAGCCTTGGCCTCCGGATCGTCGCCGAAGGCGTCGAAACGCTCACCGCCTTCACCGAGCTTGCGCGGCTGGGCTGTGACCAGGCACAGGGCTACTTCATCTGCCGCCCCGTCCCTGCCGCCGAACTTGACCACTGGCTCACGGGTGGGCGCACCGGCTTCGACCTGACGGACTTCCCAAGGCTGCAGCCCCCGACGGAGACAAAACCGAGACGCTCTTGA
- a CDS encoding DUF6338 family protein — protein sequence MPETWVQVAIVLTVVMPGFVYQVSRRRVGGPDPDEREFGVRVLRAIAASAVFAGLYAVILGPKVVSYARDPSEALVDVQLIGVGFLVTVVAIPWLTARVVFYVRTARWFVAAADWTLDRLRLRRPWNPTPSAWDFAFEKAKPGWVRVRLSDGSWVGGWFADHSFASSFPEPQELYLEVGYVMDTDGKFTDDISAPAGMIIRCQEAVVVDFIPADTDNGEEEA from the coding sequence GTGCCAGAGACATGGGTTCAGGTCGCCATAGTCTTGACGGTCGTGATGCCCGGCTTTGTGTACCAGGTAAGCCGCCGACGGGTGGGCGGCCCCGACCCCGACGAGAGAGAGTTCGGCGTCCGCGTGCTCCGCGCTATCGCGGCCAGCGCAGTCTTCGCAGGGCTCTACGCGGTGATCCTTGGACCGAAGGTTGTCTCGTACGCGCGCGATCCGTCGGAAGCCCTTGTTGACGTGCAACTGATTGGCGTCGGGTTTCTCGTGACGGTCGTGGCCATCCCGTGGCTCACGGCTCGCGTCGTCTTCTATGTACGCACCGCGCGGTGGTTCGTGGCCGCGGCCGATTGGACGCTCGACCGACTGAGGCTGCGACGGCCGTGGAACCCCACGCCGAGCGCTTGGGACTTCGCCTTCGAAAAGGCCAAACCCGGGTGGGTCCGGGTGCGCCTCTCCGACGGATCATGGGTCGGCGGTTGGTTCGCGGACCACTCCTTCGCGAGTTCGTTTCCCGAACCGCAGGAGCTCTACCTCGAGGTCGGGTATGTGATGGACACTGACGGCAAGTTCACGGACGACATCTCCGCCCCCGCTGGCATGATCATCAGATGTCAGGAGGCTGTTGTCGTGGACTTCATCCCCGCGGACACTGACAATGGAGAGGAGGAGGCGTGA
- the dcd gene encoding dCTP deaminase: MLLSDRDIRAEIESGRVVLDPFEPAMVQPSSVDVRLDRLFRLFDNHKYALIDPAVDQPDLTRLVEVERGEPLILHPGEFILGSTFEEVTLPDDVAARLEGKSSLGRLGLLTHSTAGFIDPGFVGHVTLELSNVATLPIALWPGMKIGQLCFFRLSSAAEHPYGSAQYGSRYQNQRGPTASRSWQNFHLTEV; the protein is encoded by the coding sequence GTGCTGCTCTCCGACCGTGACATCCGTGCCGAGATCGAGTCCGGACGCGTCGTGCTCGATCCGTTCGAGCCGGCGATGGTCCAGCCGTCGAGCGTGGACGTGCGCCTCGACCGGCTCTTCCGGCTGTTCGACAACCACAAGTACGCGCTCATCGACCCGGCGGTGGACCAGCCCGATCTCACGCGCCTCGTCGAGGTCGAGCGCGGCGAGCCGCTGATCCTGCACCCCGGCGAGTTCATTCTCGGCTCGACCTTCGAGGAGGTGACGCTGCCCGACGACGTCGCGGCGCGCCTCGAGGGCAAGTCCTCGCTCGGGCGGCTCGGGCTGCTCACGCACTCGACCGCCGGGTTCATCGACCCCGGCTTCGTCGGGCACGTCACGCTCGAGCTGTCGAACGTGGCGACCCTGCCGATCGCGCTGTGGCCCGGGATGAAGATCGGTCAGCTCTGCTTCTTCCGGCTCTCGTCGGCGGCGGAGCACCCGTACGGCTCCGCGCAGTACGGGTCCCGCTACCAGAACCAGCGCGGGCCGACCGCATCGCGCTCCTGGCAGAACTTCCACCTCACCGAGGTCTGA
- a CDS encoding helix-turn-helix domain-containing protein has translation MTSTIADPSRSEFLTVSEAAEDLRVTERFIRKLIATGDLSAVKVGSRLVRIRRASLEDILRPVRIVPQSPRRLS, from the coding sequence ATGACCTCCACCATCGCCGATCCGTCGCGGTCGGAGTTCCTAACCGTCTCCGAGGCGGCCGAAGATCTGCGCGTGACAGAGCGCTTCATCCGCAAGCTCATCGCCACGGGCGACCTGAGCGCGGTCAAGGTCGGGAGCCGGTTGGTACGCATCCGACGCGCCAGCTTGGAGGACATCCTGAGGCCGGTGCGAATCGTTCCTCAAAGTCCGAGGCGTCTGAGCTAG
- the mobF gene encoding MobF family relaxase: protein MSVHKLTGRDGVRYLTRQVAAGDVPLEPGASLTAYYDQTGNPPGRWYGSGLAGLGDGTSHKLLPGAPVSEDAMLAVFGKGHDPLTGEPLGRPFPQHTQPSPTADGAATASRRPAPRAVVGFDLTFTAPKSVSVLWALADDATRQKIHAAHRAALASALEFVEAKVVRTRVGAGGRRQIRTNGMLAAAFEHFDTRAGDPNLHTHVVIANKTQGPDGQWRSLDGKTVLAAAVTVSEFYDTVLADELTRRLPLEWEMRDRGERRNPAFEITGIGEDLLAEFSTRSGQIHDAELTWAADFHSTHGRAPSRTETIRARQHFTVATRPPKTLHRLSDLFTEWANRARVLTGLAPRDLATRALRGQYGRALRARDVGPEVRAALVAQTIADVSERRSVWTTWNLGAAALRSSKLLRMADPAERRTLLNDITGAAAKTCIQLDDTRDPESRRMGEELYTSVELLEAEKVLLDAAETTGAPRRTSYDLQRPDVQRSMARLEGLAADQRAAVEAILTSGLVLDALVGAAGSGKTTTMAALTSCWTRNIGPVVGLAPSASAAHTLTKALDAPCETTAKWLWESTGTGAATRAVAFARLEELKPAATSYGELERIRRAQERLRADQDQWHLTPGQLVIVDEASLADTRTLAALVTQAEAAQTKVLLVGDHLQRGSVDAGGAFGMLARRGPTAELTTLWRFTHAWEARASLELRHAQPTALDAYQAHGAISTGTSEQMLSDSLAAATTARENGRVAILQAVDNRTVNALNARAHADGVLAGTITGRGVTLGDGLTAGVGDRIVTRRNNRRLRTPDGYVRNGSFWDITAVLPGGAILARPAPQGGTGSPDQPSVRLPASYVRVHVDLGYATTTARTQGMTVDETHTIAAAGMGREDLYVAMSRGSDLNRVYVLTDTHDDDCVPRAGEAPSGRNVLDQILATSHVELTATETWAANHPDAPVPILATRASSEPGLSRSTHRLSQPTPVPVRDGPVLGI, encoded by the coding sequence ATGTCGGTGCACAAGCTCACCGGACGCGATGGCGTGCGCTACCTGACCCGCCAGGTCGCTGCCGGCGACGTCCCGCTGGAGCCGGGCGCGTCACTGACGGCGTACTACGACCAGACCGGCAACCCGCCAGGGCGCTGGTACGGCTCCGGCCTCGCCGGTCTCGGCGACGGAACGTCGCACAAGCTCCTGCCCGGGGCGCCGGTGAGCGAGGACGCGATGCTCGCCGTGTTCGGCAAGGGCCACGACCCCCTCACCGGCGAGCCCCTCGGGCGCCCGTTCCCCCAGCACACCCAACCGTCTCCGACCGCCGACGGCGCGGCCACGGCATCCAGGAGACCGGCGCCGCGGGCGGTGGTCGGGTTCGATCTGACCTTCACGGCACCGAAGTCGGTGTCGGTGCTGTGGGCGTTGGCCGATGACGCGACCCGGCAGAAGATTCACGCCGCCCACAGGGCTGCCCTGGCCTCGGCGCTGGAGTTCGTCGAAGCCAAGGTGGTCCGGACCAGGGTCGGGGCCGGGGGTCGCCGACAGATCCGCACGAACGGGATGCTCGCGGCCGCATTCGAGCACTTCGACACCCGCGCCGGGGACCCGAACCTGCACACCCACGTCGTCATCGCGAACAAGACCCAGGGCCCCGACGGGCAGTGGCGGTCTCTCGACGGGAAGACCGTCCTGGCCGCAGCCGTGACTGTGTCCGAGTTCTACGACACCGTTCTGGCCGACGAGCTCACCCGCCGGCTCCCCCTCGAGTGGGAGATGCGCGACCGCGGGGAGCGGCGCAACCCGGCGTTCGAGATCACCGGCATCGGCGAGGACCTGCTCGCGGAGTTCTCCACCCGGTCCGGACAGATCCACGACGCCGAGCTCACCTGGGCCGCCGACTTCCACTCCACCCACGGGCGGGCGCCGTCGCGCACGGAGACGATCAGGGCTCGGCAGCACTTCACCGTCGCCACCCGCCCACCCAAGACGCTGCACCGGCTCAGCGACCTCTTCACGGAGTGGGCGAACCGGGCACGGGTCCTGACCGGGCTGGCGCCCCGTGACCTGGCGACCCGGGCGCTACGAGGCCAGTACGGGCGCGCACTGCGGGCCCGCGACGTCGGCCCCGAAGTCCGCGCTGCCCTGGTCGCTCAGACGATCGCCGACGTCTCCGAGCGGCGGTCGGTCTGGACCACGTGGAACCTCGGCGCCGCCGCACTGCGCTCCTCCAAGCTGCTGCGGATGGCCGACCCCGCCGAGCGGCGAACCCTGCTCAACGACATCACCGGCGCGGCCGCGAAGACCTGCATCCAGCTGGACGACACGAGGGATCCGGAGTCTCGGCGGATGGGTGAGGAGCTGTACACCTCCGTCGAGCTGCTCGAGGCGGAGAAGGTGCTCCTCGACGCCGCCGAAACCACCGGAGCCCCGCGGCGGACCTCGTACGACCTGCAACGACCGGACGTCCAGCGGAGCATGGCCCGGCTCGAGGGACTGGCGGCCGACCAGCGGGCCGCGGTGGAGGCGATCCTCACCTCCGGACTCGTCCTCGACGCCCTTGTCGGAGCCGCCGGATCGGGCAAGACCACCACCATGGCCGCGCTGACATCCTGCTGGACGAGGAACATCGGACCCGTCGTTGGGCTGGCCCCGTCCGCGTCGGCCGCACACACTCTGACCAAAGCGCTCGACGCGCCGTGCGAGACGACCGCGAAATGGTTGTGGGAATCGACCGGCACCGGCGCCGCGACCCGCGCCGTCGCGTTCGCCCGCCTCGAGGAGCTGAAGCCTGCCGCCACCAGCTACGGCGAGCTGGAACGAATCCGGCGCGCCCAAGAGCGGCTGCGCGCCGACCAGGACCAGTGGCACCTCACGCCCGGGCAGCTCGTCATCGTCGACGAGGCCTCTCTTGCCGACACCCGCACCCTCGCCGCCCTCGTCACCCAAGCCGAGGCCGCACAGACGAAGGTGTTGCTCGTCGGGGACCACCTGCAACGCGGATCCGTCGACGCCGGAGGGGCGTTCGGGATGCTCGCCCGCCGCGGCCCCACCGCCGAGCTCACCACCCTGTGGCGGTTCACCCACGCCTGGGAAGCCCGCGCCAGTCTCGAGCTCCGCCACGCCCAGCCCACCGCCCTGGACGCGTACCAGGCACACGGCGCAATCAGCACTGGGACCAGCGAGCAGATGCTCAGCGACTCCCTGGCCGCCGCCACCACCGCCCGCGAGAACGGCCGAGTCGCCATCCTGCAAGCAGTCGACAACCGCACCGTCAACGCCCTCAACGCCCGGGCGCACGCCGACGGCGTCCTCGCCGGCACGATCACCGGTCGCGGCGTCACCCTCGGCGACGGGCTCACCGCCGGGGTCGGGGACCGGATCGTCACCCGCCGCAACAACCGCCGCCTGCGCACTCCCGACGGGTACGTGCGCAACGGCTCCTTCTGGGACATCACCGCGGTCCTGCCCGGCGGCGCGATCCTCGCCCGACCCGCCCCGCAAGGCGGCACCGGCTCGCCCGACCAGCCGAGCGTGCGATTGCCAGCGTCGTACGTCCGGGTGCACGTCGACCTCGGCTACGCCACCACCACCGCCCGCACCCAAGGCATGACCGTCGACGAGACCCACACCATCGCCGCCGCCGGCATGGGCCGCGAGGACCTGTACGTCGCGATGAGCCGCGGCTCCGACCTCAACAGGGTCTACGTCCTCACCGACACCCACGACGACGACTGCGTCCCCCGCGCCGGTGAGGCACCGTCCGGCCGAAACGTTCTTGACCAGATCCTCGCCACCAGCCATGTCGAGCTCACGGCTACCGAGACCTGGGCTGCGAACCACCCCGATGCGCCCGTTCCGATTCTGGCGACGAGGGCGAGCAGCGAGCCGGGGCTGAGCCGTTCCACCCACCGTCTGTCCCAGCCCACGCCGGTACCGGTCCGCGACGGACCGGTCCTTGGAATCTGA